The Pseudomonas azotoformans genome has a segment encoding these proteins:
- the acs gene encoding acetate--CoA ligase: MFDISTFPTADAVRRAAQLSQEDYQRLYRQSIEQPDTFWAEQAKGFLDWITPWHTVQSSDINTGAAQWFAGGQLNVSYNCIDRHLAQRADQPAFIWEGDDPAKSSNITYRQLHQNVSRLANVLKSRGVKKGDRVCIYMPMIPEAAYAMLACTRIGAVHSVVFGGFSPDALRDRILDADCRTVITADEGVRGGKPVALKQNVDKALTNCPNVSTVLVVERTGATVNWSEGRDLKYQQALDAASDDCPPEPMDAEDPLFILYTSGSTGKPKGVLHTTGGYLLQATMTFKYVLDYREGEVFWCTADVGWVTGHSYIVYGPLANGATSLMFEGVPSYPDSSRFWQVIDKHKVNIFYTAPTALRALMREGHGPLENTSRASLRLLGSVGEPINPEAWDWYFNAVGEQRCPIVDTWWQTETGGIMLSPLVSAQRIKPGCATQPMFGVQPVLLDEHGKEFSGAGSGVLAIKASWPGQIRSVYGDPQRMIDTYFKPYPGYYFTGDGARRDDDGDYWITGRIDDVINVSGHRIGTAEVESALVLHDQVAEAAVVGYPHDVKGQGIYAFVTPMNGVEPDDALKKHLLALVSKEIGSFAKPELIQWAPALPKTRSGKIMRRILRKIACNELDSLGDTSTLADPSVVEGLIDKRLNR; encoded by the coding sequence ATGTTCGATATCAGCACGTTCCCCACCGCCGATGCCGTCCGCCGGGCTGCGCAACTCAGTCAAGAGGACTATCAGCGCCTCTACCGCCAATCCATCGAGCAGCCGGACACCTTCTGGGCTGAACAGGCCAAAGGCTTTCTCGACTGGATCACCCCGTGGCACACCGTTCAAAGCTCAGACATCAACACTGGCGCCGCCCAGTGGTTTGCCGGCGGCCAACTGAACGTCAGCTACAACTGCATCGACCGTCACCTGGCGCAACGCGCCGATCAGCCGGCCTTCATTTGGGAGGGCGATGATCCTGCCAAATCCTCCAACATCACCTACCGCCAACTGCACCAGAACGTCAGTCGCCTGGCCAATGTGCTGAAAAGCCGTGGCGTGAAGAAAGGCGACCGGGTGTGCATCTACATGCCGATGATCCCGGAAGCGGCCTACGCCATGCTCGCCTGTACGCGGATTGGCGCGGTGCATTCCGTGGTGTTTGGTGGCTTCTCGCCGGATGCCTTGCGTGACCGTATTCTCGACGCCGACTGCCGCACGGTGATCACCGCCGACGAAGGCGTGCGCGGTGGCAAGCCGGTGGCGCTGAAACAGAATGTCGACAAAGCCCTGACCAACTGCCCGAATGTGAGCACGGTTCTGGTGGTAGAGCGCACCGGTGCGACCGTCAACTGGAGCGAAGGCCGCGACCTCAAGTATCAACAGGCCCTGGATGCGGCCAGCGACGACTGCCCGCCCGAGCCAATGGACGCCGAAGACCCGCTGTTCATCCTCTACACCTCCGGCAGCACCGGCAAACCCAAAGGTGTGCTGCACACCACCGGCGGCTACTTACTGCAAGCGACGATGACCTTCAAATACGTGCTCGACTACCGCGAGGGCGAGGTGTTCTGGTGCACCGCCGATGTGGGCTGGGTCACCGGCCACAGTTACATCGTGTACGGCCCACTGGCCAACGGCGCGACTTCGCTGATGTTCGAAGGCGTACCGAGCTACCCGGACAGCTCGCGCTTCTGGCAAGTGATCGACAAGCATAAAGTCAACATCTTCTACACCGCGCCCACCGCCTTGCGTGCTTTGATGCGCGAGGGTCACGGCCCGCTGGAGAACACCTCTCGCGCCAGCCTGCGCCTGCTGGGGAGTGTCGGTGAACCGATCAACCCGGAAGCCTGGGACTGGTACTTCAATGCCGTCGGCGAACAACGCTGCCCGATCGTGGACACCTGGTGGCAGACAGAAACCGGCGGCATCATGCTCAGCCCCTTGGTCAGCGCGCAGCGCATCAAGCCCGGCTGCGCGACCCAGCCGATGTTTGGCGTACAACCCGTATTGCTTGACGAACACGGCAAGGAATTCAGCGGCGCCGGCAGTGGCGTACTGGCGATCAAAGCGAGCTGGCCAGGGCAGATCCGCAGCGTGTACGGCGATCCGCAGCGCATGATCGACACCTATTTCAAACCCTACCCCGGTTACTATTTCACCGGCGACGGCGCACGCCGTGATGACGACGGCGACTACTGGATCACCGGGCGCATCGACGATGTGATCAACGTCTCCGGCCATCGCATCGGCACCGCCGAGGTGGAAAGCGCCCTGGTGCTGCACGACCAGGTGGCCGAGGCCGCCGTGGTGGGCTACCCCCATGACGTCAAAGGCCAGGGCATCTATGCGTTTGTCACGCCCATGAATGGAGTGGAACCCGACGATGCGTTGAAAAAACACCTGCTGGCGCTGGTCAGCAAGGAAATCGGCAGCTTTGCCAAGCCGGAACTGATCCAATGGGCCCCGGCCTTGCCGAAAACCCGCTCCGGCAAGATCATGCGCAGGATTTTGCGCAAGATCGCCTGCAACGAACTCGACAGCCTCGGTGATACCTCGACCCTGGCCGACCCGAGTGTCGTAGAGGGCTTGATCGACAAACGCCTGAACCGATAG
- a CDS encoding sensor histidine kinase: MPMSFSLTQMLLISAAYLAALFGVAWISERGMIPRAIIRHPLTYTLSLGVYASAWAFYGTVGLAYQYGYGFLSSYLGVSGAFLLAPVLLYPILKITRTYQLSSLADLFAFRFRSTWAGALTTVFMLIGVLPLLALQIQAVADSISILTREPVQHRVALAFCALITLFTIFFGSRHIATREKHEGLVFAIAFESVIKLIAIGGVGLYALYGVFDGPQQLELWLLQNQTALAALHTPLQEGPWRTLLLVFFASAIVMPHMYHMTFTENLNPRSLVSASWGLPLFLLLMSLAVPLILWAGLKLGATTNPEYFTLGIGIAANSPALALLAYVGGLSAASGLIIVTTLALSGMALNHLVLPLYQPPAEGNIYRWLKWTRRALIVAIIMAGYGFYLLLGAGQDLANLGIVAFVATLQFLPGVLSVLYWPTANRRGFIAGLLAGILVWIVTMLLPLVGNLQGFYIPLLNMIYVLDDTSWHMAAIASLAANVLMFTLISLFTNASPEETSAAEACAVDNVRRPQRRELHAASPQEFATQLAKPLGAKAAQKEVEQALRDLYLPFDERRPYALRRLRDRIEANLSGLMGPSVSQDMVETFLPYKAGGENYVTEDIHFIESRLEDYHSRLTGLAAELDALRRYHRQTLQELPMGVCSLAKDQEILMWNKAMEELTGIAAQRVVGSRLNTLGDPWKELLQGFINLPDEHLHKQHLALDGQTRWLNLHKAAIDEPLAPGNSGLVLLVEDLTETQMLEDKLVHSERLASIGRLAAGVAHEIGNPITGIACLAQNLREEREDDGEITEISGQILEQTKRVSRIVQSLMSFAHAGAHQNQDEAVCLAEVAQDAIGLLALNRRNFEVQFFNLCDPDHWVDGDSQRLAQVLINLLSNARDATPAGGAVRVKTEAFEHTVDLIVEDEGSGIPQNIMDRLFEPFFTTKDPGEGTGLGLALVYSIVEEHYGQITIDSPADTESQRGTRIRVTLPRHVEATSAVN; the protein is encoded by the coding sequence ATGCCGATGAGCTTTAGCCTCACCCAGATGCTGCTGATCAGCGCCGCCTACCTGGCAGCGTTGTTCGGAGTCGCCTGGATCAGTGAGCGCGGAATGATTCCGCGGGCGATCATTCGCCATCCGTTGACCTACACCTTGTCCCTCGGCGTCTACGCCAGCGCCTGGGCGTTCTATGGCACCGTGGGCCTGGCCTATCAGTACGGTTATGGCTTTCTGTCCAGCTACCTCGGGGTGTCCGGCGCGTTTCTGCTGGCGCCGGTGCTGCTGTACCCGATCCTGAAGATCACCCGCACCTACCAATTATCTTCCCTGGCCGACCTATTTGCCTTCCGTTTTCGCAGCACCTGGGCCGGCGCGCTGACCACCGTTTTCATGCTGATCGGCGTGCTGCCGTTGCTGGCCCTGCAAATCCAGGCGGTGGCCGACTCCATCAGCATCCTCACCCGCGAGCCGGTGCAACATCGCGTAGCGCTGGCCTTCTGTGCGCTGATCACGCTGTTCACGATTTTCTTCGGTTCGCGCCATATCGCCACCCGCGAAAAACACGAAGGCCTGGTGTTTGCAATTGCCTTTGAGTCGGTGATCAAGCTGATCGCCATCGGGGGCGTCGGCCTGTATGCGCTCTACGGTGTGTTCGATGGCCCGCAACAGCTGGAACTGTGGCTGCTGCAAAACCAGACCGCCCTCGCCGCCCTGCACACGCCTTTGCAGGAAGGCCCATGGCGCACGCTGCTGCTGGTGTTCTTCGCCTCGGCCATCGTGATGCCGCACATGTACCACATGACCTTCACCGAGAACCTCAACCCGCGCTCGCTGGTCAGCGCCAGCTGGGGCTTGCCGTTGTTCCTGTTGTTGATGAGCCTGGCGGTGCCGCTGATCTTGTGGGCCGGCCTGAAACTGGGGGCCACCACCAACCCTGAATACTTCACCCTCGGCATCGGCATTGCCGCCAACAGCCCAGCCTTGGCGCTGCTGGCTTATGTGGGTGGATTGTCAGCGGCGAGCGGGCTGATCATCGTCACGACCCTGGCACTGTCCGGCATGGCGCTGAATCACTTGGTGCTGCCGCTGTACCAGCCGCCGGCCGAAGGTAATATCTACCGTTGGCTGAAATGGACACGCCGCGCGCTGATCGTCGCGATCATCATGGCCGGCTACGGGTTCTACCTGTTGCTGGGCGCCGGGCAGGACCTGGCCAACCTGGGCATCGTCGCATTTGTCGCCACCTTGCAGTTCCTGCCGGGTGTGCTGTCGGTACTGTACTGGCCGACCGCCAATCGCCGTGGCTTCATCGCCGGTTTGCTCGCCGGGATCCTGGTATGGATCGTGACCATGCTGTTGCCGCTGGTCGGTAACCTGCAGGGCTTCTACATCCCGTTGTTGAACATGATCTACGTGCTCGATGACACCAGTTGGCACATGGCCGCGATTGCCTCCCTGGCCGCCAACGTCCTGATGTTCACCCTGATCTCGCTGTTCACCAACGCCAGCCCGGAAGAAACCAGCGCCGCCGAAGCCTGCGCGGTGGACAACGTGCGTCGCCCACAGCGCCGCGAATTGCATGCGGCCTCACCCCAGGAGTTCGCCACGCAACTGGCCAAACCACTGGGTGCCAAGGCAGCGCAAAAAGAGGTCGAACAGGCGCTGCGCGATCTCTATCTGCCGTTCGATGAGCGGCGCCCCTACGCGCTGCGCCGTCTGCGGGACCGTATCGAGGCCAACCTGTCCGGGCTGATGGGCCCGAGCGTGTCCCAGGACATGGTGGAAACCTTCCTGCCCTACAAGGCCGGCGGCGAAAACTACGTGACCGAAGACATCCATTTCATCGAGAGCCGGCTGGAGGATTACCACTCACGCCTCACCGGCCTCGCCGCCGAACTTGACGCCCTGCGCCGCTACCACCGCCAGACCCTGCAGGAACTGCCGATGGGCGTGTGTTCCCTGGCCAAGGATCAAGAGATCCTGATGTGGAACAAGGCCATGGAAGAACTCACTGGCATCGCCGCGCAGCGCGTGGTCGGTTCACGCCTCAATACCCTGGGCGATCCGTGGAAAGAATTGTTGCAAGGCTTCATCAACCTGCCCGACGAGCACTTGCACAAACAACACCTGGCGCTCGACGGCCAGACCCGTTGGCTCAACCTGCACAAAGCCGCGATCGACGAGCCCCTGGCACCCGGTAACAGCGGCCTGGTGTTGCTGGTGGAAGACCTGACCGAAACCCAGATGCTCGAAGACAAGCTGGTGCACTCCGAGCGCCTGGCCAGCATCGGCCGGCTGGCGGCGGGCGTGGCCCATGAAATCGGCAATCCGATCACCGGTATCGCCTGCCTGGCGCAGAACCTGCGCGAAGAACGCGAAGACGACGGCGAAATCACCGAAATCAGCGGGCAGATCCTCGAACAGACCAAGCGCGTCTCACGCATCGTGCAGTCGCTGATGAGCTTCGCCCATGCCGGCGCCCACCAAAATCAGGATGAAGCGGTGTGCCTGGCCGAAGTGGCGCAGGATGCCATTGGGCTGCTGGCCTTGAACCGGCGCAATTTTGAAGTACAGTTTTTCAATTTGTGCGATCCCGACCATTGGGTCGATGGCGACTCACAACGCCTGGCCCAAGTGCTGATCAACCTGCTGTCCAACGCCCGTGACGCCACTCCGGCCGGCGGTGCGGTACGCGTCAAGACCGAGGCTTTCGAACATACGGTCGATCTGATCGTCGAAGATGAAGGTAGCGGTATTCCACAGAACATCATGGACCGATTGTTCGAACCCTTCTTCACCACCAAGGACCCAGGTGAAGGTACCGGTCTGGGCCTTGCACTGGTCTATTCCATCGTTGAAGAGCATTATGGACAAATCACCATCGACAGCCCGGCTGACACCGAAAGCCAACGCGGCACCCGTATTCGGGTGACCTTGCCGCGTCATGTCGAAGCGACGTCCGCTGTGAACTGA
- a CDS encoding sigma-54-dependent transcriptional regulator produces the protein MPHILIVEDETIIRSALRRLLERNQYQVSEAGSVQEAQERFSIPTFDLIVSDLRLPGAPGTELIKLGQGTPVLIMTSYASLRSAVDSMKMGAVDYIAKPFDHDEMLQAVARILRDRQSASSAPTEQRPAGKAADKPGVDNSNGEIGIIGSCPPMQDLYGKIRKVAPTDSNVLIQGESGTGKELVARALHNLSKRAKAPMISVNCAAIPESLIESELFGHEKGAFTGASAGRAGLVEAADGGTLFLDEIGELPLEAQARLLRVLQEGEIRRVGSVQSQKVDVRLIAATHRDLKSLAKIGQFREDLYYRLHVIALKLPALRERGADVNEIANAFLLRQSARINRTDLKFAPDAEQAIRHYSWPGNVRELENAVERAVILSESPEISAELLGIDIELSDLDDDDFIGLAPQQGGSNTSHEPTEDLSLEDYFQHFVLEHQDHMTETELARKLGVSRKCLWERRQRLGIPRRKTGVASES, from the coding sequence ATGCCGCACATTTTGATCGTCGAAGACGAAACCATTATCCGCTCTGCCTTGCGTCGCCTGCTTGAACGTAATCAGTACCAGGTCAGCGAAGCCGGCTCGGTGCAGGAAGCCCAGGAGCGTTTCAGCATTCCCACGTTCGACCTGATTGTCAGTGACCTACGCCTGCCTGGCGCGCCTGGCACCGAGTTGATCAAGCTTGGCCAGGGCACCCCGGTGCTGATCATGACCAGCTACGCCAGCCTGCGTTCGGCGGTCGACTCCATGAAGATGGGCGCGGTGGACTACATCGCCAAGCCTTTCGACCATGACGAGATGCTTCAGGCCGTGGCCCGCATCCTGCGTGACCGCCAGTCGGCCAGCAGTGCTCCCACCGAGCAACGTCCAGCGGGCAAAGCTGCCGACAAGCCGGGCGTGGACAACAGCAACGGCGAGATCGGCATCATCGGCTCCTGCCCTCCGATGCAGGACCTGTACGGCAAGATCCGTAAAGTCGCGCCGACTGACTCCAATGTCTTGATCCAGGGCGAGTCCGGCACCGGTAAAGAACTGGTGGCCCGTGCCCTGCACAACCTGTCCAAGCGTGCCAAGGCGCCGATGATTTCGGTGAACTGCGCAGCGATCCCCGAATCCCTGATCGAGTCCGAACTGTTCGGCCACGAGAAAGGCGCATTCACCGGCGCCAGCGCCGGGCGTGCGGGCCTGGTCGAAGCGGCGGACGGCGGCACGTTGTTCCTCGATGAAATCGGTGAGCTGCCGCTGGAAGCCCAAGCCCGATTGCTGCGTGTGCTACAGGAAGGCGAAATTCGCCGCGTAGGCTCGGTGCAGTCACAAAAGGTCGATGTGCGCCTGATCGCAGCGACTCACCGCGACCTCAAGAGCCTGGCCAAGATCGGCCAGTTCCGTGAAGACTTGTATTACCGCCTGCATGTGATCGCCCTCAAGCTGCCGGCCCTGCGTGAGCGTGGCGCCGACGTCAACGAGATCGCCAACGCCTTCCTGCTGCGCCAGAGCGCGCGCATCAACCGTACCGACCTGAAGTTCGCGCCAGACGCCGAGCAGGCGATCCGGCATTACTCGTGGCCAGGTAACGTGCGGGAGCTGGAGAATGCGGTGGAGCGTGCGGTGATCCTGTCGGAGAGCCCGGAAATTTCCGCCGAACTACTGGGCATCGATATCGAACTGAGCGACTTGGACGACGACGATTTCATCGGTCTGGCCCCACAGCAGGGCGGTAGCAATACCAGCCATGAGCCGACGGAAGATTTGTCACTGGAAGATTATTTCCAGCATTTCGTCCTTGAGCACCAGGACCATATGACCGAGACCGAACTGGCGCGCAAGCTGGGCGTGAGCCGTAAATGCCTGTGGGAACGCCGCCAGCGCCTGGGCATTCCACGGCGCAAGACCGGTGTGGCCAGCGAGAGTTGA
- the panB gene encoding 3-methyl-2-oxobutanoate hydroxymethyltransferase: MPDITLTTLQSLKLKGEKIAMLTCYDATFAHASCQAGVEVLLVGDSLGMVLQGNDSTLPVTTDELAYHTASVKRGNDGAFIIADLPFMGYATLEQTFQNAGKLMQAGAHMIKVEGAVWLAESIRLLAERGVPVCAHMGLTPQSVNILGGYKVQGRNEAQARQMRADAIALEQAGAAMILLECVPSELAAEITQAVKVPVIGIGAGSATDGQVLVLHDMLGLSISGRVPKFVKNFMAGQDSIHAALSAYVAEVKGVTFPGAEHGFSA; the protein is encoded by the coding sequence ATGCCAGACATTACCCTGACCACCTTGCAGAGCCTCAAGCTCAAAGGTGAAAAAATCGCCATGCTGACCTGCTATGACGCCACCTTCGCCCACGCCAGTTGCCAGGCCGGGGTTGAAGTGTTGCTGGTGGGCGACTCCCTGGGCATGGTTCTTCAAGGGAATGACAGCACCCTGCCCGTCACCACCGATGAACTTGCGTACCACACCGCCAGCGTCAAGCGCGGCAACGATGGCGCATTCATCATCGCCGACCTGCCGTTCATGGGTTACGCGACGCTCGAACAGACCTTCCAGAATGCCGGCAAGCTGATGCAAGCTGGCGCGCATATGATCAAAGTCGAAGGCGCGGTGTGGCTGGCCGAGTCAATCCGCCTGCTGGCGGAACGCGGTGTGCCGGTGTGTGCGCACATGGGCCTGACGCCACAGTCGGTGAACATCCTCGGCGGCTACAAGGTACAAGGCCGCAATGAGGCCCAGGCGCGGCAGATGCGCGCCGATGCCATCGCCCTGGAACAGGCGGGCGCGGCAATGATCCTGCTCGAATGCGTGCCAAGCGAACTGGCGGCAGAAATCACCCAGGCGGTGAAAGTGCCGGTGATCGGGATTGGCGCAGGCTCGGCCACCGATGGCCAGGTGCTGGTGCTGCACGACATGCTCGGCCTGTCGATCAGCGGCCGTGTGCCAAAGTTCGTGAAGAACTTCATGGCCGGCCAGGACAGCATTCACGCTGCATTGAGCGCCTACGTCGCCGAAGTCAAAGGCGTGACCTTCCCTGGCGCTGAACACGGATTCTCTGCATGA
- the folK gene encoding 2-amino-4-hydroxy-6-hydroxymethyldihydropteridine diphosphokinase produces MERIYIGMGSNLAAPDQQLRSAIEALAQLPGTTVAGVSAFYQSDSLLPGQPRYTNAVAALDSNLAPLELLDALQAIENDQGRERLERWGPRTLDLDILLFGDHLIDEPRLKVPHYQMHLRAFVLYPLAELAPASLALPDGQTLNDLLATCPFVGLERLTVAESRQ; encoded by the coding sequence GTGGAACGCATCTACATCGGCATGGGCAGCAATCTGGCGGCCCCGGACCAGCAATTGCGCAGCGCTATCGAAGCACTGGCGCAATTGCCGGGCACCACCGTCGCTGGTGTGTCCGCGTTTTATCAAAGTGATTCCCTGCTCCCAGGCCAGCCGCGCTACACCAATGCGGTTGCCGCCCTGGACAGCAATCTGGCGCCCCTTGAGTTGCTGGATGCACTGCAAGCCATCGAGAACGACCAGGGCCGCGAACGTCTTGAGCGCTGGGGCCCGCGCACGCTCGACCTGGACATCTTGCTGTTTGGCGATCACCTGATCGACGAACCGCGCCTCAAGGTCCCGCACTATCAGATGCACCTGCGTGCTTTTGTGCTGTACCCGTTGGCCGAACTGGCGCCCGCCAGCCTGGCGTTACCCGATGGCCAAACCCTCAATGACTTGCTGGCAACCTGCCCATTTGTCGGTCTGGAACGCCTCACAGTTGCTGAATCGCGTCAGTAA
- a CDS encoding polynucleotide adenylyltransferase PcnB: MLKKLFQSFRSPLRRTQHKRSTPEVLNSSQHSLQRAQFSRYAVNIVERLQNAGYQAYLVGGCVRDMLLNITPKDFDVATSATPEQVRAEFRNARIIGRRFKLVHIHFGREIIEVATFRAGHPQNDEEEDTNQSSRNESGRILRDNVYGTLEEDAQRRDFTINALYYDPVSERILDYANGVHDIRNNLIRLIGDPVQRYQEDPVRMLRAVRFAAKLNFGIERHTAAPIRELAPMLREIPSARLFEEVLKLFLSGYAADTFEMLVDLQLFDPLFPASAEALEYNPTYTHTLISEALINTDLRIKQNKPVTPAFLFAALLWPALPKRVLRLQERGMPPIPAMQEAAHELIAEQCQRIAIPKRFTMPIREIWDMQERLPRRSGKRADLLLDNPRFRAGYDFLLLRESAGEQTDGLGEWWTDYQDANDSERRDMIRDLGSKGDGEGPKKRRRSGTKRKRSAADTSGE; this comes from the coding sequence ATGCTGAAGAAGTTGTTCCAGTCATTCCGTTCTCCCTTGCGTCGTACGCAACACAAACGCAGCACGCCTGAAGTGCTCAACAGCAGCCAGCATTCGCTGCAGCGCGCTCAATTCAGCCGTTATGCCGTGAATATCGTCGAACGCCTGCAGAACGCTGGCTACCAGGCTTACCTGGTCGGTGGCTGTGTGCGCGACATGCTGCTCAATATCACGCCCAAGGACTTCGACGTCGCCACCAGCGCCACGCCTGAGCAAGTGCGTGCCGAATTCCGTAATGCGCGGATCATCGGCCGACGCTTCAAGCTGGTGCATATCCACTTCGGTCGCGAAATCATCGAAGTCGCGACGTTCCGTGCCGGCCACCCGCAAAACGATGAAGAGGAAGACACCAATCAGTCCTCCCGCAACGAAAGCGGGCGCATCCTGCGCGACAACGTCTACGGCACCCTGGAAGAAGACGCGCAACGCCGCGACTTCACCATCAACGCCCTGTATTACGACCCGGTCAGCGAGCGCATCCTCGATTACGCCAATGGCGTACACGATATTCGTAACAACCTGATTCGCCTGATCGGCGATCCGGTCCAACGCTACCAGGAAGACCCGGTGCGCATGCTGCGGGCCGTGCGGTTTGCCGCCAAGCTGAACTTCGGTATTGAGCGCCATACCGCCGCGCCGATTCGCGAACTGGCTCCGATGCTGCGGGAGATCCCGTCGGCACGCCTGTTCGAAGAAGTGCTCAAGCTGTTCCTCTCGGGTTATGCCGCCGACACCTTCGAAATGCTGGTGGACCTGCAGTTGTTCGACCCACTGTTCCCGGCCAGCGCCGAGGCTTTGGAATACAACCCGACGTACACCCACACCTTGATCAGCGAAGCGCTGATCAACACCGACCTGCGCATCAAGCAGAACAAGCCGGTCACCCCGGCATTCCTGTTTGCCGCCTTGCTGTGGCCAGCGTTGCCCAAACGCGTACTGCGCTTGCAGGAGCGCGGCATGCCGCCGATCCCGGCCATGCAGGAAGCCGCCCATGAGCTGATCGCCGAACAGTGCCAGCGCATCGCCATTCCGAAACGTTTCACCATGCCGATCCGCGAGATCTGGGACATGCAGGAGCGTCTGCCACGCCGCAGCGGTAAACGCGCCGACCTGTTGCTGGACAACCCGCGCTTCCGCGCCGGCTACGACTTCCTGCTGTTGCGTGAAAGCGCTGGCGAGCAGACCGATGGCCTGGGTGAATGGTGGACCGATTACCAGGACGCCAATGACAGCGAGCGCCGCGACATGATTCGTGACCTCGGCAGCAAAGGCGACGGCGAAGGGCCGAAGAAGCGTCGTCGCAGCGGTACCAAGCGCAAGCGCAGCGCGGCCGATACCTCGGGCGAATAA
- the pgi gene encoding glucose-6-phosphate isomerase, translating into MAYYRTPHDVTALPAWQALNQHRQAMQDFSMREAFNADPQRFSQFTLSSCGLFLDYSKNLITSETRDLLVGLAKEVGLKDAINSLYAGEPVNSSEGRPALHTALRRPVGDKLSVNGVNIMPDVHKVLNQITDLVGRIHDGLWRGYTEKPITDVVNIGIGGSFLGPELVSEALLSYAHKGVRCHYLANIDGSEFHELTMKLRAETTLFIVSSKSFNTLETLKNAQAARAWYLAQGGSEAELYRHFIAVSSNNAAAVAFGIREENIFPMWDWVGGRYSLWSAIGLPIALAIGMSNFKELLSGAYTMDQHFQNAPFEQNMPVLLGLLGVWYGNFWGAQSHAILPYDHYLRNITKHLQQLDMESNGKSVRQDGTPVATDTGPVIWGGVGCNGQHAYHQLLHQGTQLIPADFIVPIVSFNPVSDHHQWLYANCLSQSQALMLGKTRAEAETELRDKGIPEDEVQKLAPHKVIPGNRPSNTIVVERISPRRLGALVAMYEHKVFVQSVIWGINAFDQWGVELGKELGKGVYNRLTGAEETLADDASTQGLINYFRGRHRG; encoded by the coding sequence ATGGCGTACTACCGCACTCCTCATGACGTTACCGCTCTGCCCGCCTGGCAAGCGCTCAATCAACATCGCCAAGCCATGCAGGATTTCAGCATGCGCGAAGCGTTCAATGCCGATCCTCAGCGTTTTTCCCAGTTCACCCTGAGCAGCTGCGGACTTTTCCTCGATTACTCGAAAAACCTGATCACCAGCGAAACCCGCGACCTGCTCGTGGGCCTCGCCAAAGAAGTCGGCCTGAAAGACGCGATCAACTCGCTGTACGCCGGCGAGCCGGTCAACTCCTCCGAAGGCCGCCCGGCCCTGCACACCGCCCTGCGCCGCCCGGTTGGCGACAAGTTGTCGGTGAACGGCGTGAACATCATGCCGGACGTGCACAAGGTGCTGAACCAGATCACCGACCTGGTCGGCCGCATTCATGATGGCCTGTGGCGTGGCTACACCGAGAAGCCGATCACCGACGTGGTGAACATCGGTATCGGTGGCTCGTTCCTCGGCCCGGAGCTGGTCTCCGAAGCGCTGTTGTCCTACGCCCACAAAGGCGTGCGCTGCCACTACCTGGCGAACATCGACGGCAGCGAGTTCCACGAGCTGACCATGAAGCTGCGCGCCGAGACCACGCTGTTCATCGTCTCGTCGAAATCCTTCAACACCCTGGAAACCCTGAAAAACGCCCAGGCCGCCCGCGCCTGGTACCTGGCCCAGGGTGGCTCGGAAGCCGAGCTGTACCGCCACTTCATCGCCGTATCGAGCAACAACGCGGCGGCGGTGGCCTTTGGTATCCGTGAAGAAAACATCTTCCCGATGTGGGATTGGGTCGGCGGCCGTTACTCGCTGTGGTCGGCCATCGGCTTGCCGATCGCCCTGGCGATCGGCATGTCCAACTTCAAGGAGCTGCTGTCCGGTGCCTACACCATGGACCAGCATTTCCAGAACGCACCGTTCGAACAGAACATGCCGGTGCTGCTGGGTCTGCTGGGCGTGTGGTACGGCAACTTCTGGGGCGCGCAGAGCCATGCGATCCTGCCGTACGACCATTACCTGCGTAACATCACCAAACACTTGCAACAGCTGGACATGGAATCCAACGGCAAGAGCGTGCGCCAGGACGGCACGCCCGTCGCGACCGATACCGGCCCGGTGATCTGGGGTGGCGTAGGTTGCAACGGCCAACACGCCTACCACCAGTTGCTGCACCAGGGGACCCAACTGATCCCGGCCGACTTTATCGTGCCGATCGTCAGCTTCAACCCGGTGTCCGACCACCATCAGTGGCTGTACGCCAACTGCCTGTCCCAGAGCCAGGCGCTGATGCTCGGCAAGACCCGCGCCGAAGCCGAAACCGAGCTGCGCGACAAGGGCATCCCGGAAGACGAAGTGCAAAAACTTGCACCGCACAAGGTGATCCCGGGCAATCGTCCGAGCAACACTATCGTGGTCGAGCGCATCAGCCCGCGTCGCTTGGGCGCTCTGGTTGCCATGTATGAGCACAAAGTGTTCGTGCAGAGCGTGATCTGGGGTATCAACGCCTTCGACCAATGGGGCGTGGAACTGGGCAAAGAGCTGGGCAAGGGTGTCTACAACCGCCTGACCGGCGCTGAGGAAACCCTGGCCGACGATGCGTCGACCCAGGGCCTGATCAACTACTTCCGCGGTCGTCACCGCGGCTGA